TTCACGACTCGTGTCTTTTCTAGACATTTCTACGGATTACAGTATTCTTTGTGAAcgattacagtacagtaatacctcgagatacgagtttaattcgctCCCGTGACTtcgctcgtatctcaaagcaattttcctcGTTTAAacgaattgaaatcccattaatccgttccagctcgcaaaattccactccagttgttttttatttgtgttttgaatatgaaaaatgttcagtacctgtatttataaatgacaaatattgtataaaaacatccagcaataaaagagaatgttaaaaaaaataaaccggttttactttacggaagatgcgcacggaggttggcggaggagtaaacaggcggaggagttaggaggaattacactttcgctttcgttcacttactcgctactgtacactcttacatttacggtatttagcagacacccttatccagagtgacttacaactgagcaactgaaggttaagggccttgctcaggggcccagcagtggcaacttggtggacctggggttcgaacctatgaccttcctatcagtagctcaacaccttaaccactgagcatCCACAtccactcttaatgctactttagtgaagtgaagtgatggctaagtacggtgacccatactcagaatttgttctttgcatttaacccatccaaagtgcacacacacagcaatgaatacacacacactgtgaacacacacccggagcagtgggcagccatttatgctgcggcgcccggggagcagttggggagtttggtgccttgctcacgggcacctcagttgtggccggcccggcactcgaacccacaaccttcgggttacaagttagactccctaaccattaggccacgactgccccacttacatggaacttaactaaacttaactaaaattaatgaacttaactgaaattttcttaacttaactaaacttaattgctacaatttctgttttctttacattagttttgcttcattttcttcatcgcttttctcttcacttgtttttgccttttttttgtcactctttcctcactaacacctgccggtcgttttaataaaaacccgtCCGGGCGGCATGTCGGATGCGGTGTATTCGCAcaagttacttttttttaacggatccaacgctcaaaacggatccggaAATTAGGGATCCACAGAAGGTCGTCACCTCACGCAGCacctttgcgactctccataggaaatgaatgacttccgtttTATCGGCCGTCGtctgtcgtgtgcagtgtgaaggcggctttaaccgagtgagacgtgggaagctgaggcgggggaCACAGAGCACACgcggttgttggggatctttgtttcggcggcggctgaggctcggatgctcgtatctcaaaaatttgctcgtatctcaaaaaattcatgtcaaagcactcgtatctcgaggtatcactgtactGCAGTGTTTCTTTTCAACTCTGAGTTcattagaaatagaaatattacAAAAGGTATTATGATCATCCTGAAATATCaaataaagaatattattaatcatttatcaCAGTATCTGTGCTCTGACATCATATTGACCGACTCACAGAGAAAAAGGGAGAACGTACTGTAATGACGAGACCTATGTAATGTGGATACGGAGGGCAGGATATAAGCGTATGACTCGTCGTCTGTAAGAAAAGtaaagtgtgtttaaatagttttttttaaaagatttttatttattttttttcccctcgaAGGATCGAAGGACTGCCAGTTGGTTACGTGGTCCAGAGATCAGACTCTTCGGATATGGAGGGTGGATTCTCAGTTACAGAaggtgagagctgtgtgtgaaatCGGTCTGACAAATGTCTTCAAGATAGACGGCGAAAGAAAGGAACCCGTAAACGCGGCATGTTTGAAGTCCGGTTTTGTCTCTTGTCTTTTGTAGTTGTGTGCCAGTGACCTCGTAGAGGACCTGATGGAAGGCATGACCCTCACAACAGAGTCTGAGAAGACACTCCGCTCCCAGGAACCTCCTCTGAGCCCCGGTCTAACGTCCGGCGACCTACAAGGTGAAATTCCACAACACATCAGACTTAACAACCCGCTGTAACGTTCTGTATCAGACGTCTAATCAACACGCGGTCGGTCCTGATCATCGGCGTAACGGATAGAAGTGCTGTCGTatttctcgattctgattggacgGGTGATCGAGTTGCGCTAACAGAGGAACATCACAGGGTTTATTATTGCGCTCGAACTGTTAGATCGCAGCTCATTCACATGTACTTAAGACGTGTAATTATCGATACGTTTTCTGTAAGATGTTCGgcgtttatggaaggagtctccagtgtttaACGATCAGATGTAAAACTGTCACTTTACTAGTAATTGTTTTCTTTGCAGTTATAAATGGATAGCGATCAGGATAGAATTGTCGTTAAAGAGGAACATAACAacatcctgttttttttgtgtaggTCAGTTTGAGGCGTCTAGCGGCAGGCAGGACAACGCCGGTCTCGCTCAGACCCTGCAGCAGGAGTTCTCACTGGTCAACCTGCAGATCCGTAACGTCAACGTGGAGGTCAGGAGACATGGacttgctttttattttgtcgTTTAATAATGAGgtttctcatttgcatattcacacATGTTCAGAATCCTTGCTAACGTTACGGTCAAACATACAGCGACAAAGCAGTCAGTGATTCTCAGAGTGTCTGTGACACGAGTGACGGCGAGCTCCGACGAtaagatgtgggcgtgtcctgcGATGTGACAAAATTGAGAATGGTTATATCTGATATAATCCTAGTAGCCCCGCCTACGGATAAACGTTATTACTACAATATCGGTGACCGATATTTGGAACGGCTACGGATGATTTTATAAAACAgctcctgtgtgtgagtgtatgataATTCTACCCTGTAGTTTCAGATACCtgcacaaacattcattcattcgttcattttcaaccgcttatccgaacttctcgggtcacggggagcctgtgcctatctcaggcgtcatcgggcatcgaggcaggatacaccctggacggagtgccaacccatcacagggcacacacacacactctctcattcactcacacactcacacactacggacgattttccagagatgccaataaacctaccatgcatgtctttggaccgggggaggaaaccggagtacccggaggaaccctcgaggcacggggagaacatgcaaactccacacacacaaggtggaggcgggaatcgaacccccaaccctggaggtgtgaggcgatcgtgctaaccaccgtgcccctccTGCACAAATGgatatttaaattgttttatttggtttaagtgtgtgtatgtgtgtgtgtgtgtgtgtgtgtgtagatggacGCCGTGAATCGCACCTGCTTCGTCTCGGCCCACTGTGGAGCGAATCAGGTCAGGCTGGTGGTGAAATTCCCTGCTCAGTATCCAAACAACGCTGCACCGTCTTTCCAGTTCGTTCCCCCGACAACCATCTCGTCCTCCATGAAGACAAAGATACAAAAGGTAAGAAAGGATTAGCTGCCTCACAGCACCACCGTTCTGTAATGGATGCAGCTTGCTGCCTCCGTTGTTAGGGATGAAACCCTTCAGTATAGACTTTTCATGCTGTATTTTTGTCATCTCCTGTTCTGTCTTTAGATCTTGACGGACACGTCGCTTCAGAAGGTGAAGAGGAACCAGAACTGCCTGGAGCCGTGCGTGAGGCAGCTGGTGTCCTGCCTCGAATCCGACGCGGTTAGTGAATGTAAAAGCTAGAATTTACACAGCACTTTTTACTGTGCGTTACATTACGTTACTTTAGTCTCTAGCCAGTGATGAGGTTTACACGACCTGTATGTTCACCGCAGGAGGACGGCACTAATCCCCATGTGTTCAGTAACTCTGTGAGTCCCGCGCTTCCTGCTTTCCCTCGTGTCACCAACACCTACGGCTCTTACCAAGACGCTAACATCCCTTTCCCACGTACCTCAGGCGCACGCTTCTGCGGCACAGGTGAGCCTGCTTTCGTTcaatcctctctttctctctttacctAGTTATCTGAGTTATTTCTGGTTTCTGCTTCCGATCTTCGGCTTAAGTGTCCAAATCTTCTGTCCCACCTCCAGTTTAGATAACAATCCTGTGATCCATACAACAACTTAATGATCCATAAATGATTTATTAGGCCATCctgaaaatattttggtttgcagtaacagaaaaaaaaaaggtcgtaggtaggtctatatatatatatatattttctttcaagtttcaatgtaaaaaaaaaaaagtacaattttgatGACGGTGATTACGTacagtaggtatgactttaaacaaatgagcatatcgtgacgtcactgactgggtcttcgacccgtgccttcgggcgcatcatcacaaacctcattttgatgctggacagtttttccagaacttcgtgccaagttaaagcggtttcgagctgttttaatgaatattttagatgtattatggcgtCCGAACCCGTATGACCGTGAGCGGTGACTGCgcacattttgtttactgcggCCGCAGCCATCGTTACCGGGCGCAAACCGTtcactctgacagtgaatgagagaatgagacgaagcgaacgcacaggccatagtgtgacatccggtaaccgacAGTGTGACATCCTGTAACCAATAGTGTGAACATAGATgatgtcacgggtttttatttaaacacaggaagccacaaaacccatttgacatctaaaatgaagataacactgcatatatcgttttttacctttatggaaagtatagaaaaaaatgtcgtgtgttgcatttatgaaatcagtgaactgctaccgagtaaacgaaattttgtttctgcaggcaaacaaaaatattttgaacagtttgaactaacgttaagtaaaaagacgctgggtcgaaggttactttcaactaaaatgttcaatgtctaattgagtccttttcgtattcatgaccagggctctcaagttttgaagacaggcaagcatgacctCTCCAACCAAGCATGACCTCTCCAACCAAGCATGACCTCTCCAACCAACCCCccccgcaaccccaatttttGTCACtggttgttgggttaaatctttcccagatattgctattttctaattggctattgtgtagcctttttttgattggctgataagtgtcaggctcgactaataaCTTCAGGGGAAGTTATTAGTCGCTTGATTcctgcgcttgattcctgcccggttccatagagacagcggtgcggactgatacatttgggcgctgtggcttattaaatatatgataaatagtcaaaatgtttttctgcatgagaaatacgatgagtggtgggagagcgtgataaaagacccaCATGCATGACtatcactctcaatgcgtgacacctgacagccctgcatgacatcaaaactttaacttgccggctgcagcaaaccaaaaatgcgtccgcttctgtgtgtcggatttcacaagtcggcagttatgacgcatattttgagcgacaaaaaaattatacacggtttattttaatgttacaagagcatcacaATCTTAGAATTgagaattacttttttttaactaactaactaactaaaatacaataaatttaaattaaatttttattttccaaatctacagggagccgcagcagaggggatgaaagagccacttgcggctccggagccgcgggttgccgactcctggcctaggcaatttatatactTACAATAattactaaaatatatttattattattttattgcttttgtattagttatttgaagagtaaaaaaaaagtcggtcggtcttaacgcgaatttacaaccggcaagtcggtcggacttaaagcaaaaaaataaataaatagatttgaGTCGGCCCTAAACAGacggtcggtcgggttacggcaaacaagattATTCTTAATGATGGCATTATGTAGTGTGGTTTAATAACGTATGTAGTTTATTATGCATtcatgtataaaatgtttttttttcttgtacacacagtatgtacacatcagtacacagataCTGCTCACGAGACTGAAAATGTAGAATCTCAGCAGGAAAAAACACGTGCATTGCTGTTAGAGTAAAATAATCAGCAGATAATAAGCAGAGCCACTGATACCAGCGTGGATCCCATTAGTTAGTTCCTTTCATTGCATAGGTTATAGCATCATAGTTATATGGGGCAGCGgtgggctcaactggttaaggctctgggttgttcatcggaggattggggttcaaggcccagcacagcaaagctgccactgctgggcccttgagcatggccctcaaccctccctgctccaggggctctgtatcatagctgcccctgcactctgaccccaaacctcctcagttggggtatgtaaagaaaaggattccactgtgctgtaatgtgtatgtggtgataataaaggctacTATGGCCCGTTGTATCTGTATGCACTCTTTCCCCTCATCAGAATttccattattttatatttaatgtaaaaaaaaacaaaaacaaacacacaaaaaaaaaaaccctggagACTGTAAAGAAACACATAAGTAAACTTCACAATATCAACAATTACTGTGTTTCCCTTCAAACTCTACTGCGTTCATAAGCTATAGAAACTATAGCTCTAAATCTGTGAATTGGATTTGTCctcgtaaataaataaacacttgctgaccaatcagattcgagacATCGCTGTAGTAACATGATTtcctcataaataaatatttttcctcTTGCAGGCTCTCTGGTTTATTTCACTCGGCCCATGTCCATGCATCGCACCGTCCCTCCTACAGAACCTACACCCAGGTACACCGTCAGTACACCTACAATATTCGGTACGTCAATGTTAAGGTTGTAGTGTAAAGACTACGAgcgtgtgtgtttcagatcacTCTCGGCGCTGTCTGCGTACCACAGCGGCCTCATGACGCCGATGAAAATGCGCAGCGAGTCTCAGTCCACGCTGCGGCTGTACAGCGGGAGTCCGACACGCACAGATAAGGAACAAGTGTCCATCTCCTCCTTTTACTATAAGGAACGGGTAAGCGTACAGTAGCTACGTCAGAGTTTGATTAAAATGAGGGATAAGCTGTAAGGAATATCGGGGAGGATTTATTATTGAGAATATCTGGCAACGTGACATCCGAGGAACACGTATCAGAAAAGGTCGGCCGTGTTGTCCAGGGACGGATCGGTGAGGAGACCGATATGATGATTTTCAACATCATCTGtgtcacacgtgtgtgtgtgtgtgtgtgtgtgtgtgtgtgtgtgtgtgtgtgtgtgtgtgtgtgtgtgtgtgtgtgtgtgtgtgtgtgtgtgtgtgtgtgtgacagagtcagGATGATGATCCGTGTGACCTTTaccgatctctctctctctctctctctctctctctctctctctctctctctctcagacgcTCCCATCAATCATCTCTAATTATTCCTGCTCTTCAGAGCCTCATGTCAGATattcttaataataaacaccCCCAGGATAGAGATGAGGTTAAGTTAGTAAACAACCCACTTTtttcactgtccactttattaggaacaggctcatttatacagttatctaatcagccaatcacgtggcagcgACACAATGCAGATAAATCCTACAGATCGAGATTCGGGAAATATTCACATCAGACTTCAGAACTGGACACTATATTGAAGATCCCTGATGTTCTTCAGGTTTTTCCGGACGAGTCCGTGCCCCTGACAGGGTCGGAACCGGACGTGGTCTTCTGCTCCTCGGGGTTCGACGTGTCGTCCACGCGGAGATGCTATTCCGTTCGCTACGATTGTAAAGAGCGATTAAATCCTTCCTGCGAACTCAAACCAAGATTGTGATTCTGTATCAGCTCTAGAGACTTTATCTTGAAATTTTATCTGAAGCTCGTGATTAgtatctgcattattttatacacTCCGCCGCTGCCGCGTGATTGGccgattagataactgcataaagGCTAATATTTCAGTGGACAGTCCTGATAAAGTGCCAGTtcatcagttgtttttttttcctagctgtgttgtgtgttcactcattgtgtctgtactgtatccttcttttctttctttttttttttattccttttgtgTTGTGATGGATGTCACCCCCCTCTCCCCCATTTACACATGTTGCtgtggtctgtttttatcccaaacaaccaatcagaagccCCTGTCTGTCCATCGCCGCTGGTCTGTGCAGACTATTGCCGACTGTCCGGTACAGATCTCCCTcccttctttccctctctccatccCGCCATATattccttccttttcttttttttttctttctttcctttttttttgttccaatgAACGAAGAGCAGAGACTTCAATCGGAGACTTCCAGCAGTTTTAGTTACACTTTCTGTCCTTCCTTTGCTACTCGTGTAATTTTGCAGCTCCATGATCGTCTCGGATCCGTCACACAGATCCGTTAATAACTAACCGAATCCATAACTaggagtgcaaaagtttgtgtacCCTTTTAGATAAAATGAATAAGGACAGGTCCAGCTTTCCAGGATTTGGTGGAGCAGTTTATAGATTCTGTTCTTTCATTAACATaagtaacataaaaaaaattaaaaaaaatcagtgtgcGCTACGAtcgttatataaataaataatatcagcTTTTATAAAGAACTCCTCACGGTCCGATCTTACTCTCACTGTTTTCTAGCGTCGTCCCTTTTTGTGCatcaaacttttgcactcgGTTATAATTTAGATTTTTACCAACAAACCTTTAGCGGTCACTCTAATTTTTAAACACTAACGCTACAGCTCGTCATCCTCTGAGGAGTTTTTTATAGTCTGCATTATACATAATTCCTGCTTTTTTTAATGTGGAGAGTttagaaaaatacataaataataatattattaataataatattaattttctCTTGATTGAGAGaagcaaaaaatgtcaaatatacCTTAATCCTTATCATGTCTTTAGTATTGGAGTTAATTGATTAGTCGTGCAGATGATTGTTGTGTTTTGGTGATTCGTGCCTCAGAAATCACGTCGCTGGAAAGGGAAGAGAGAAGGAAGCGACTACAACAATAAAACCATCAAACTGGCTGGTAAAGTCATCATTCAGGACATTTCCTGTCTCCTCCCTATTCACAAAGCCCTCGGAGAAACCTACGTGTGAGTATCTTCCATTTCAGAATATTATTACATTCGTATTACAGCTCGTGTCGGTGTTTTAATGACACCTCTCTCCCcccacaccttttttttttccagattaaaCATGAACGACATACGAGACACGTGTCAGAAGAACGCGGCCGCGGCCCTGACAGTAGGACGCAGAGATTTAGCGAAGGTCTCGCTGTTTAATTCACTTCATAGCGAATCTCTGTTTGTCGAACGCTCGAATCGGATTGGTCAGAACGGTGTCctgttatgttgtttatttctcGTTGTTATGAGTTACTGTCTCTATGGTAACAGCGTGGCGTGACAAACGCTGtatataaatagattttttttaaagtgagcTACAAGGACTTTAGATaatatttttggaaggagtcttcagtatAAGTGACTAATGCTACGGTCACACACAGCGACAAACGACCAGAGCccatttattttcagtgaaaGGTGAAGATTTATGGCGTCACAGTCGACAGCGTGATGATGAACTCCTGTGTTACAGGTTTGGGCTTTGGCGTCCGCAGCTACCAGTCTGGACCTGTACCCTGACTCCGATCCCGACGCCGACACTCCTTGGGCTCGACACCCGTTCGGACGACAGCTGCTGGAGACTTTGTGAGTTTTACACTGTTAGTATTCATGGATTTCTGGATGttgtaaccatagcaaccacTAGCTCGTATCTGCTAACTGACTCCTTTAACAGGAGTTAAACCTGTCCGACTGTCCCGTCGATCCCGATAGTGAATGCAATTGAGATCAGTGTGTCAAATAGTTAATAAGTCtgtctagttattattattattattttattactccAGATTTTATTTTCACCAGTAATTGAGATGATAAAAGTCCGATGTAACCTTTGCTGTAGCTTCGTGCTgaagctgcttttttttcttgtactcACAAAGCTCGAAGTCACTTGACACGtttctgaaagttttttttttcatttcacctTCCAAAGCGTTTTTGTCCTCCCGGCGGTTCAGGAACTCGAGTGTGACAGCAGCTTCTGTGGCTCTTTTGACttgcttttaaaataaacatgtaattgtAGCTTCATTTCTTGAGTAGTTTCTAAACCTAGGCATTCATAGAGTAGTTTCTAAACCTAGGCATTCATAGAGTAGTTTCTAAACCTAGGCATTAAGTTTTTTCCTGTCGCCCGTGGTGTCCGTCCCGTCGCCCGTGATGTCCGTCCCGTCGCCCGTGGTGTCCGTCCCGTCGCCCGTGGTGTCCGTCCCGTCGCCCGTGTGTCCGTCCCGTCGCCCGTGTGTCCGTCCCGCCGCCCTTGTGTCCGTCCCGCCGCTCGTGTGTCCGTCCCGCCGCCCGTGTGTCCGTCCCGCCGCCCGTGTGTCCGTCCCGTCGCCCGTGTTTCCGTCCTGTCGCCTTTACTACATTTTCTCACGTATTTAAACAGAGACATCTGAGAAACTGAACGGATTTGGGAATTGATCCAAACAGGGCCAAGGTCATATAAAGGTCATATGTCTGAAATAGTTTTCCTTTAATACTCTAATTCACGTTTGACGTTTAATTTATAAGTATTTAGGATGGTGATGGAGTCGTCCATGAGTTTTGCCTGTTTTTAATTGGAAGAAATCTGTAAAAAGTGCTAAATTAAACTGGAGCTAAAACACTTTAAAGGCACgactgtgggggaaaaaagatgcTCCTGATCCTGAGtgtttgctctctttctctccgcaGGCTTGAGCACTACAGTCAGATGAGTGATGTTCAGACCCTGGCcatgttgtgcagtgtgttcaGGGGTCAGGGGATCCCTCAGGACTATTTCACACTGTTCGGCCCACGCAGCTCAGGCTTCACCTTCCACCACTCACGCTATGTCAGTCCTCTCTTCTCGAACACACTCTTACATAATAAAGCCTTCTAGTTTCCTGTCTTCCTTTAAAATGATTCTGATTATATAGAATGTTTTCTCACCAGAAATCACATTAAATCAGAATTTCAGTGTCTCTGCATAAGAattaggggcggggctacattcAGGTTTGTCAAGTCACAAATTAAGCTTCATTCTTTCAAACCAATTATATCGGCTATGCAAATTACTCGAGGACGATGTAGGAACTTTTAGCTACACGTTCCGTGTTAGAGAGCTTACGCCGGGAATGTTAGTGACGTCACCCACTGAACTCTGGGTCCTGGTTGCTatggtaattatttattttgacattaAACATAAATCAGAAGGATTATGGCTTTGAGATGTTTTAACCAGCatattaatgaatattcatatattcagcCTATTTTGTAACGAGGATAACGGTGCAGACATGGTGCAAGAATTATTTTAGATGTTAATTTAAGCTAaatattatacacatatataataaaaaaaaaattctataataattttttatttcttgtatatatatatatatatatatatatatatatatatatattagggctgGTAATTTAACAtgttaattagattaattaattatgagaAAAAATAACACGTTGATATTTTTAACGCATTTAAGGCGCCCCTCCCCTCCCCACACCTGTACCAACGACTACACATCTTGCAATAAGCTGTAGTGGCGAGTTAGTCAAGCATGATGCCAAACGATCTGCCTGGCTTTCTGGGggcaaatttaaattcaaaa
The DNA window shown above is from Tachysurus fulvidraco isolate hzauxx_2018 chromosome 13, HZAU_PFXX_2.0, whole genome shotgun sequence and carries:
- the wdr59 gene encoding GATOR complex protein WDR59 isoform X3, with the protein product MAARWSSENVVVEFRDAQATAMSVDCLGHHAVLSGRRFLYLVNLEAPSDAPRKIGRQSKWDVGTVQWNPHKSEAHLFAASSNQRVDLYVWRDGCGESHTSLQGHTRVISDLDWSWFEPEILVTSSVDTYIYIWDTRDTRKPTGALSAVAGASQVKWNRKNPHCLASSHDGDVRIWDRRKPNTAVEYVAAHLSKIHGLDWHPDNEYILATSSQDNSVRFWDYRQPRKYLNILSCQVPVWKARYTPFSNGLVTVMVPQLRRENSLLLWSTLDLNSPVHAFVGHDDVVLEFQWRPQKEGSKDCQLVTWSRDQTLRIWRVDSQLQKLCASDLVEDLMEGMTLTTESEKTLRSQEPPLSPGLTSGDLQGQFEASSGRQDNAGLAQTLQQEFSLVNLQIRNVNVEMDAVNRTCFVSAHCGANQVRLVVKFPAQYPNNAAPSFQFVPPTTISSSMKTKIQKILTDTSLQKVKRNQNCLEPCVRQLVSCLESDAEDGTNPHVFSNSVSPALPAFPRVTNTYGSYQDANIPFPRTSGARFCGTGSLVYFTRPMSMHRTVPPTEPTPRSLSALSAYHSGLMTPMKMRSESQSTLRLYSGSPTRTDKEQVSISSFYYKERKPLSVHRRWSVQTIADCPKSRRWKGKREGSDYNNKTIKLAGKVIIQDISCLLPIHKALGETYVLNMNDIRDTCQKNAAAALTVGRRDLAKVWALASAATSLDLYPDSDPDADTPWARHPFGRQLLETLLEHYSQMSDVQTLAMLCSVFRGQGIPQDYFTLFGPRSSGFTFHHSRYPSFTSSSVTSGSCSSTSDSISAPWNMAGRDAEQALPWGESSPDEVRYANQAYTDPREREKEQHDMNKRLLDPANTLQYDDFKKCYGEILYRWGLKEKRAEVLKFVSCPPEPHKGIEFGVYCCHCRSQARGTQCAVCKRFTFQCAICHVAVRGSSNFCLSCGHGGHTSHMMEWFRSQEVCPTGCGCHCLLQSTF